A stretch of DNA from Lentisphaerota bacterium:
CGTTGCTTCACCGTCTTCACAAACGACCCCGCATCACACATCCGCACGCGCAGCCGATCCTGCTCCTCCTGCACCCGAGTATCCAACCCGTGCGTCCGCCACAACGCCCATTGATCCAGTATCGCCACGACCTCCCGACGGTCATACATTGCCGCCAGGCGTTCCACAATTTCCGCTTCGCCAAGCTCGCGCTTCGCAGGCACCTCGGCCAGAATATGGAAATGATTGGAGAGGATCGCATAGGTCAGCACCCGTACGCCACTGAACGTCTCGACTCCGCGCATCAACTCCCGAAACTTCTCCCGCTCCACGTCCCCCAGAATCATCTGCCGGTCCACCACCCGGCTGATGCAGTGATAATAACCCTTCCCATCCGCTGTGATCCGTGATGCTCGCATGACAGCCCCCTCTCTCTGCGGTTGTAGCGGGGCAATGTTAGCACATCGTAGTTGCCATATCCACAACAAGTGACAGATTACGGGGGCGGGGCGCCTTGTCTACCTTGCTCCGCAACCGATCCGAAGGGGTTCTGCAAGAGCCTCGATTAAGTAACCCTCATCAGAACCGCCATGCGCCCACGGGTGCGTCAGCGGGGCGGCGCGAAACGGGCAATGATCGCCTCGGCCGTGCGGATGCCGTCCACGGCCGCGGAGGTGATGCCGCCGGCGTGGCCGGCGCCTTCGCCGGCGGGGTAGAGGCCGCCAATGCTGCTCTCGCCCGATTCGCTTCGCGGCATGCTCACCGGCGATGAACTGCGGGTCTCCACGCCGGTCAGGATGGCGTCGGGCAGGTCGAAGCCGGCGACGCGCCGGCCGAACTGGGGGAGCGCCGCGCGGAGGGTGTCCGCCACATACGGCGGCAGGCAGCCGCGGAGATCCGCCGGCCGCACGCCGGGGGTGTAGCTGGGCGTCACACGGCCAAACTGCGTGCCGGGCACACCGCGCAGAAAATCGCCGACCCGTTGCGCCGGGGCGCAGTAATTGGCGCCTCCGAGCGCGAACGCCAGTGATTCCCATTGCCGCTGGAAATCAAAGCCGCTCAGGGGCGAGTCGCCCGGAAAATCGGCGGGCGTCACGCCGACCAGCACCGCGGCGTTGGCGTTGACCCGGTCGCGCGCCGAGGCGCTCATGCCGTTGGTGACGATGCCGCCGCATTCGGATGCCGCCGCGATCACCTCGCCGCCGGGGCACATGCAGAAGGTGTACGCGCTGCGCCCGTGGGGCGCGTGATAGGCCAGCTTGTAGTCGGCCGGACCCAGACGCGGATGTCCCGCAAAACGGCCATATTGCGCCGTGTCAATGAGCGCCTGGGGGTGTTCAATGCGCACGCCCACGGAAAACGGCTTGGGCGTCAGGCGCAGGCCGCTGTGATGCAGCATCGCCACGGTGTCGCGCGCGCTGTGTCCGATGGCCAGCACGCAGACCTGGGCGGGCAGGGATTCGCCGGTTTGCAGGCGGACCCTGCGGAGTTGCTGCTGATCCAGATCGAGACCGGTCACCTGGTGTTCAAAGCGGACTGATGCGCCCAGCGACTCCAGTCGCTGGCGGATCGCGACCACCACGGCGCGGAGGCGGTCGGTCCCCAAATGCGGCTTGGCGCTGACGAGGATGGAGGGGTCGGCGCCAGCGGCCACAAACTCCTCCAACACCTTGCGGCAGCGCGGATCATTGATGAGGGTGGTCAGCTTGCCGTCCGAAAACGTGCCGGCGCCGCCTTCGCCGAACTGCGCGTTGGAGTGCGGGTCGAGCGCCCCCCCGTTCCAGAACGCCTCGACGTCCCGGCAGCGCTGCGGCACCGGCCGGCCCCGTTCCAGCACGATCGGCCGGTAGCCGGCCTGCGCCAGCGTCAGCGCCGCAAAAAGCCCAGCCGGACCGGTGCCCACGACCACGGGCCTGTGCTGCAAGGGGGCTGTGCCGGGGGAGGCCGGATGGTAGGATTCGTCGGGGGAGGCGACCACCTGGGGCGAGGCGGCGGCTTGGAGCAGCCGAGACTCGTTGGCCACGACGACATCCACGGAATAGGTCAGGGTGACGGCGTTCTTTCGTCGCGCATCGATGGCCTGGCGGCGCACCACCCACTGCTGCAACGCCCCGGGCTTCACGCCCAGAACACGGGCGGCCGCAACCGCGATGTCATCGGGGGCGTGATCGAGCGGCAGGTGTATGTCGTGGACACGGAGCATGGAGCGGTTCCGGGGAAGAGAAGGGTTCAGGGTTCAGGGAAAGGCGCAAAGCACGAGGTCATTGAATAAACTGCCGTTTCCAGGTTCATTCCCTATTGCTGCGGCGCGGCGGGGACGCCGCTGCCCTACCTTGCGTTTCGCGGCTTTCTGAACCCTGAAACCTGAACCCTTCCCAACGGCTAGGCCCGCGCCGGGCCTGCCAGCCGGGCGTTGATGGCGGCGGCGGCGCGGCGGCCTTCGCCCATGGCGAGGATGACGGTGGCTGCGCCGAGGACGATATCGCCGCCGGCGTAGACGCCATCGAGGCTCGTCTGACCGGTCTCGTCGACCAGGATGTTGCCGTATTTATTGACGTTCAGGCCGGCGGTGGTCTGGCGGATCAGCGGGTTGGATTCGTTGCCGATCGCCACGATCACGGTGTCCATCTCCATCTCAAACTCGCTCCCCTGGATTTCAACCGGACGCCGGCGGCCCGAGGCGTCGGGCTCGCCCAGCTCATAGCGGAGACATTCGATGGCTCGCACGCAGCCGTTGTCGTCGCCGAAGATCCGCTTGGCATTCTGGAGGATATGGAATATCACGCCCTCTTCCCGCGCATGGGCGACCTCCTCGACGCGGGCGGGCATCTCCTGTTCGGTGCGCCGGTAGATCAGGTGCACCTCTGCCGCGCCCATCCGGAGGGCGGTGCGGGCGGCGTCCATGGCGACGTTGCCGCCGCCGAGGACGGCGACCTTGCGGGATGGGTAGATCGGCGTGTGGGCCTGCGCGGTGTCGTAGGCCCGCATCAGGTTGGAGCGGGTGAGGTACTCGTTGGCGGAAAAGACGCCGACGAGGTTCTCGCCCGGGATACCCATGAACTTCGGCAGGCCGGCGCCGGTGCCGACGAAGACGGCATCAA
This window harbors:
- a CDS encoding FAD-binding protein — encoded protein: MLRVHDIHLPLDHAPDDIAVAAARVLGVKPGALQQWVVRRQAIDARRKNAVTLTYSVDVVVANESRLLQAAASPQVVASPDESYHPASPGTAPLQHRPVVVGTGPAGLFAALTLAQAGYRPIVLERGRPVPQRCRDVEAFWNGGALDPHSNAQFGEGGAGTFSDGKLTTLINDPRCRKVLEEFVAAGADPSILVSAKPHLGTDRLRAVVVAIRQRLESLGASVRFEHQVTGLDLDQQQLRRVRLQTGESLPAQVCVLAIGHSARDTVAMLHHSGLRLTPKPFSVGVRIEHPQALIDTAQYGRFAGHPRLGPADYKLAYHAPHGRSAYTFCMCPGGEVIAAASECGGIVTNGMSASARDRVNANAAVLVGVTPADFPGDSPLSGFDFQRQWESLAFALGGANYCAPAQRVGDFLRGVPGTQFGRVTPSYTPGVRPADLRGCLPPYVADTLRAALPQFGRRVAGFDLPDAILTGVETRSSSPVSMPRSESGESSIGGLYPAGEGAGHAGGITSAAVDGIRTAEAIIARFAPPR